AAAGGCAATGTCGAACTTCTTGGAAAAATAAATAAGGGTCTTGAAGCGATCAAAGCCGATGGCACTTACCAGCGCATCTACAACGGGTATTTCGAAGGAAAGAAGTAGAACATGTTCAGTTGGTTCCGCACGGATATCATCGTCGAATACTGGCCGCTCTTTATGCAGGGTTTGGTATCTACTTTGGAGCTGACATTGATCGGAGTCACGGGGGGCACCATTCTGGGGTTGCTGCTTGGCTTGGGTAAAATTGCTTTTGTAGAACATGGATTTTGGAAGTGGCCGGTTCGCTGTTTGATTCGTTGGCCTTCGCAGCTTTATGTCACTTTCTTTCGTGGGACGCCGTTATTTGTTCAGATTCTTTTGATCCACTTCGCCTTGGTGCCTTTATTGATTCATCCCGATCAGGGGATTTTGATTCGAGGGGATCTGGCAATTTTTTTGAAGCAGGAATATGGGGCTTTCATTTCAGGGGCCTTGGCTTTGACTCTCAATTCCGCAGCCTATATTGCGGAGATCTTCCGCGCGGGAATTCAG
The nucleotide sequence above comes from Bdellovibrio svalbardensis. Encoded proteins:
- a CDS encoding amino acid ABC transporter permease → MFSWFRTDIIVEYWPLFMQGLVSTLELTLIGVTGGTILGLLLGLGKIAFVEHGFWKWPVRCLIRWPSQLYVTFFRGTPLFVQILLIHFALVPLLIHPDQGILIRGDLAIFLKQEYGAFISGALALTLNSAAYIAEIFRAGIQSIDNGQFEAARSLGLSYYHMMKTIIIPQAVRRMLPPLGNEAITLLKDSSLVSAIGLAELAYAARTAAGAYARYWEPYLFISFLYLVITMILSYGVSVLERKYKTI